A single genomic interval of Halorubrum aethiopicum harbors:
- a CDS encoding 2-oxoacid:ferredoxin oxidoreductase subunit beta has protein sequence MSSDVRFTDFKSDKQPTWCPGCGDFGTMNGMMKALAETGNDPDNTFVVAGIGCSGKIGTYMHSYALHGVHGRALPVGTGVKMARPDIEVMVAGGDGDGYSIGAGHFVHAVRRNVDMTYVVMDNRIYGLTKGQASPTSREDFETATTPEGPKQPPVNPHALALASGATFIAQSFSSDALRHQEIIQEAVEHDGFGFVNVYSPCVTFNDVDTYDYFRDSLVDLAEEDHDPSDYDAAKDVILDSDKEYQGVIYRDEESVPYHEQHGVDEDMSDIPDGAPENATDLVREFY, from the coding sequence ATGAGTTCAGACGTTCGATTCACCGACTTCAAATCCGACAAGCAGCCGACGTGGTGTCCGGGATGTGGCGACTTCGGCACGATGAACGGCATGATGAAGGCCCTCGCGGAGACGGGGAACGACCCCGACAACACCTTCGTCGTCGCCGGCATCGGCTGTTCGGGCAAGATCGGCACGTACATGCACAGCTACGCGCTCCACGGCGTCCACGGCCGGGCGCTCCCGGTCGGGACCGGGGTCAAGATGGCGCGCCCCGACATCGAAGTGATGGTCGCCGGCGGCGACGGGGACGGCTACTCCATCGGCGCGGGCCACTTCGTCCACGCCGTCCGGCGGAACGTCGACATGACCTACGTCGTGATGGACAACCGCATCTACGGCCTGACCAAGGGCCAGGCGTCGCCGACCTCGCGTGAGGACTTCGAGACGGCGACGACCCCCGAGGGCCCCAAACAGCCCCCGGTGAACCCCCACGCGCTCGCGCTGGCGTCGGGCGCGACGTTCATCGCGCAGTCGTTCTCCTCGGACGCCCTGCGTCACCAGGAGATCATCCAAGAGGCCGTCGAGCACGACGGCTTCGGCTTCGTGAACGTCTACTCGCCCTGTGTGACGTTCAACGACGTCGACACCTACGACTACTTCCGCGACTCGCTCGTCGACCTCGCCGAGGAGGACCACGACCCGAGCGACTACGACGCGGCCAAGGACGTCATCCTCGACTCCGACAAGGAGTACCAGGGCGTCATCTACCGGGACGAGGAGTCGGTGCCGTACCACGAGCAGCACGGCGTCGACGAGGACATGTCCGACATCCCGGACGGCGCGCCGGAGAACGCGACCGACCTGGTCCGCGAGTTCTACTGA
- a CDS encoding FAD-dependent oxidoreductase, whose translation MDATVAVTSVEEVGSDTYAIRFDTPGGFSAEPGQFVKLGTEIDGESVARFYTLSSPTTEETFEVTVGIDLEEGGEFSRFLADIEPGVEMSLTGPFGDQHYDGEGRVVVLAGGPGVGPAVAIARRALDDGGKAAVVYRDDDPAHEARLDDLRERGASIAVIGGDDDLTGPVADALTGAADEGVFVYGFAEFVDDALAAIEAGGGDPDGAKVENFG comes from the coding sequence ATGGACGCGACAGTCGCGGTGACGTCGGTCGAGGAGGTCGGCTCGGACACGTACGCGATCCGGTTCGACACGCCCGGGGGCTTCAGCGCCGAGCCCGGCCAGTTCGTGAAGCTGGGGACGGAGATCGACGGCGAGTCCGTCGCGCGGTTCTACACGCTCTCCTCGCCCACCACGGAGGAGACCTTCGAGGTCACCGTCGGGATCGACCTCGAGGAGGGCGGGGAGTTCTCCCGCTTTCTCGCCGACATCGAGCCGGGCGTCGAGATGTCGCTCACCGGACCCTTCGGCGACCAGCACTACGACGGCGAGGGGCGCGTCGTCGTCCTCGCCGGCGGCCCCGGCGTCGGCCCGGCCGTCGCCATCGCCCGGCGCGCGCTCGACGACGGCGGGAAGGCCGCGGTCGTCTACCGCGACGACGACCCCGCTCACGAGGCCCGCCTCGACGACCTCCGCGAGCGGGGCGCGTCGATCGCGGTGATCGGCGGCGACGACGACCTGACGGGGCCCGTCGCGGACGCGCTGACCGGCGCGGCCGACGAGGGCGTCTTCGTCTACGGCTTCGCGGAGTTCGTCGACGACGCCCTGGCGGCGATCGAGGCCGGCGGCGGCGATCCCGACGGCGCGAAAGTCGAGAACTTCGGGTAG
- a CDS encoding digeranylgeranylglycerophospholipid reductase, whose translation MSDRYDVAIAGAGPAGAQCARDLAARGYDVVVLETEAEAEFPRQSNKSTAGTFPSMMSAFGIPDDVVMSYTDDVVLESPNDHYESYQPGAVLEFADFKRYLVADGREKGAEYRFDSRVSRPILDDDGVIEGVRYAGDEEVYADIVVDATGPAAPIASALDVVDLERENQAIGIEYEMENVDLDHPEFADLRRAMMLRLDHDIAPGGYSWIFATGEESAKVGLCYIQNERHREAGEEGKTIDGYLEGWLESDPRFADAERLEGKVHRGSAHIQRPGRMHTDGFLAIGDTVPTIDPLWGEGIHKGMKSARAAAMSIDRCFTDADRPTDAESLAIYETLWHRDVAPRMNSRLVLTELLYLAPNERYDRLMRDLRRTDEDTLAAVNRGDKRAMRKLIHLDDLPLLTRYLRRRFGSS comes from the coding sequence ATGTCCGACCGTTACGACGTCGCGATCGCGGGCGCCGGACCGGCGGGCGCACAGTGCGCCCGCGATCTGGCCGCCCGGGGCTACGACGTCGTCGTTCTCGAGACGGAAGCCGAAGCCGAGTTCCCGCGGCAGAGCAACAAGTCGACCGCGGGCACGTTCCCCTCCATGATGTCCGCGTTCGGGATCCCGGACGACGTCGTGATGTCGTACACCGACGACGTGGTGTTGGAGTCGCCGAACGACCACTACGAGTCCTACCAGCCGGGCGCGGTGTTGGAGTTCGCCGACTTCAAGCGCTACCTCGTCGCCGACGGCCGCGAGAAGGGCGCGGAGTACCGCTTCGACTCGCGGGTCTCCCGGCCGATCCTCGACGACGACGGCGTCATCGAGGGCGTCAGGTACGCCGGCGACGAGGAGGTGTACGCCGACATCGTCGTCGACGCCACCGGCCCGGCCGCGCCGATCGCCAGCGCGCTCGACGTGGTCGACCTCGAGCGCGAGAACCAGGCGATCGGCATCGAGTACGAGATGGAGAACGTCGACCTCGATCACCCGGAGTTCGCCGACCTCCGACGGGCGATGATGCTCCGGCTCGACCACGACATCGCCCCCGGCGGCTACTCGTGGATCTTCGCCACCGGCGAGGAGAGCGCCAAGGTCGGGCTCTGTTACATACAAAACGAGCGCCACCGCGAGGCCGGCGAGGAGGGGAAGACGATCGACGGCTACCTCGAGGGGTGGCTCGAGTCCGACCCCCGGTTCGCCGACGCCGAGCGCTTGGAGGGGAAGGTCCACCGCGGGTCGGCACACATCCAGCGGCCCGGCCGGATGCACACGGACGGCTTCCTCGCCATCGGCGACACCGTCCCCACCATCGACCCGCTGTGGGGCGAGGGGATCCACAAGGGCATGAAGTCCGCGCGCGCCGCGGCGATGTCGATAGACCGGTGTTTCACCGACGCCGACCGCCCGACCGACGCCGAGAGCCTCGCGATCTACGAGACGCTCTGGCACCGCGACGTCGCTCCGCGGATGAACTCGCGGCTGGTGCTCACGGAACTTCTGTACCTCGCGCCCAACGAGCGGTACGACCGGCTGATGCGCGACCTCCGGCGGACGGACGAGGACACGCTCGCGGCGGTCAACCGCGGGGACAAACGCGCGATGCGGAAGCTGATCCACCTCGACGACCTCCCGCTTCTGACGCGATACCTCCGCCGGCGGTTCGGCTCGTCGTGA
- a CDS encoding lipopolysaccharide biosynthesis protein, with the protein MGTESTPETTEEIPDDERDALVTIAGGAVVTSGAFSAQRGLMTATEFVLARGLGPATYGVYALAWRIAQVLARIVPVGSVPALQRFVPGEEDPGRRSRVVGLAYATTAAAGAALALAVWIAAPRVNDLTVADPAFPPTMRLFGVLVGLMGLVTVTGAVFRAIGSARGEVLFNKLCRPAVRLVGAAVALALGSSVVGVAGAIVAATALLVAVGVPVSVRATGITPTLRGARREARRFYDHAAPVAMSSLGKVFQNRIDVLLVGALLTAVAAGVYNVVLVFVSIAWIPLLSFNQLLPPVASELYADDRTGTLNAVYASVTRLIVTTVLPVIATLGVFGEPLLALFGETYLRGHLPLVVYLGGVFVGSAVGATGWLLMMTDHQYARMALDWLLAALNVGLTYAFVLRYGLVGAALGTSVAIAVQNGAQVLLLRRFEGLWPFDRTFLAPLSAGAVMVGVMLTIRVAVTGIAGVAVGVPVGVAAYLLVLRAVGVDPRDRLVVRELAGRYRTSVRAAIDER; encoded by the coding sequence GTGGGTACCGAGTCGACGCCGGAGACGACCGAGGAGATCCCCGACGACGAGCGCGACGCGCTGGTGACGATCGCCGGCGGAGCCGTCGTCACGAGCGGGGCCTTCTCCGCACAGCGCGGGCTCATGACCGCGACGGAGTTCGTCCTCGCCCGCGGGCTGGGGCCGGCGACCTACGGCGTGTACGCGCTCGCGTGGCGGATCGCCCAGGTGCTCGCCCGGATCGTCCCCGTCGGGAGCGTGCCGGCGCTCCAGCGGTTCGTTCCGGGCGAGGAGGACCCCGGCCGCCGGTCGCGGGTGGTCGGACTCGCGTACGCGACGACGGCGGCCGCGGGGGCCGCGCTCGCGCTCGCCGTCTGGATCGCCGCGCCGCGGGTGAACGACCTCACCGTGGCCGACCCGGCCTTCCCGCCGACGATGCGGCTCTTCGGCGTCCTCGTCGGGCTGATGGGGCTCGTCACCGTCACCGGCGCGGTCTTCCGGGCGATCGGCTCCGCGCGCGGCGAGGTCCTCTTCAACAAACTGTGCCGGCCGGCGGTCCGGCTCGTCGGCGCGGCCGTCGCGCTGGCGCTCGGGTCCTCCGTCGTCGGCGTCGCCGGGGCGATCGTGGCGGCCACGGCGCTCCTCGTCGCCGTCGGCGTCCCCGTCTCGGTGCGCGCCACGGGGATCACGCCCACCCTCCGCGGCGCGCGCCGGGAGGCCCGCCGCTTCTACGACCACGCCGCGCCGGTCGCGATGAGCAGCCTCGGCAAGGTGTTTCAGAACCGGATCGACGTGCTGCTCGTCGGGGCGCTCCTCACCGCGGTCGCCGCCGGGGTGTACAACGTCGTCCTCGTGTTCGTCTCGATCGCGTGGATCCCCCTCCTCTCGTTCAACCAACTGCTCCCGCCGGTGGCCTCGGAGCTGTACGCGGACGACCGGACGGGGACGCTCAACGCGGTGTACGCCTCCGTGACCCGGCTCATCGTCACCACGGTCCTGCCGGTCATCGCGACCCTCGGCGTGTTCGGCGAGCCCCTGCTCGCGCTGTTCGGGGAGACGTACCTCAGAGGTCATCTCCCGCTCGTGGTCTACCTCGGCGGGGTGTTCGTCGGCAGCGCCGTCGGCGCGACGGGCTGGCTCCTCATGATGACGGACCACCAGTACGCCCGGATGGCGCTCGACTGGCTGCTCGCGGCGCTCAACGTCGGGCTGACGTACGCGTTCGTTCTCCGGTACGGGCTCGTGGGGGCCGCGCTCGGCACCTCCGTCGCCATCGCCGTCCAGAACGGGGCGCAGGTCCTGCTGCTCCGCCGGTTCGAGGGGCTGTGGCCGTTCGACCGGACGTTCCTCGCGCCGCTGTCGGCGGGGGCGGTCATGGTCGGCGTCATGCTGACGATCCGGGTCGCGGTCACCGGGATCGCGGGCGTCGCGGTCGGCGTCCCGGTCGGGGTCGCCGCCTACCTGCTCGTCCTCCGTGCCGTCGGTGTCGACCCCCGCGACCGCCTCGTCGTCCGCGAACTCGCCGGACGCTACCGGACGTCGGTCCGGGCGGCGATCGACGAGCGATAG
- a CDS encoding 2-oxoacid:acceptor oxidoreductase subunit alpha, which translates to MAADFNWAVGGEAGDGIDSTGKIFAQALSRSGRHVFTSKDFASRIRGGYTAYKVRTSVDKVQSVVDRLDVLIALTPRTIEENLEELHEGSVIIYDGERTTMQNVEIPEGMIGIDVPLKRLAEEAGGAIMRNVVALGAACEVAEFPIENLDSALEKRFGDKGQKLVDNNKEAARAGRSYVAEEYDAEFEYDLETTDEDYVLLNGDEAIGMGAIAAGCRFYSGYPITPATDVMTYLTGRLERYGGHVVQAEDELSAINMALGAARGGARAMTATSGPGIDLMTETFGLVATSETPLVICNVMRSGPSTGMPTKQEQGDLNHMLYGGHGEVPRFVLAPTTVDECFWKTVEAFNLAEKYQLPVYLTADLSMAVTEQTFSPDTFDMDAVEVDRGFVVDDASVDEHLSESGGFKPHELTEDGISPRAFPGTVDGAHMSTGLEHDEQGRRTEDTEMRVEQVDKRNRKVETATDREEWSPREFGDEDAENLVITWGSNEGALAEALDLLEEDGIGIRVLSVPYVFPRPDLSDAIEAAEETIVVECNETGQFANLIERDALVRVDRINKYDGVRFKADELAREIKATLETGTEATQ; encoded by the coding sequence ATGGCTGCGGACTTCAACTGGGCCGTCGGCGGGGAGGCCGGCGACGGCATCGACTCGACGGGCAAGATCTTCGCGCAGGCGCTGTCCCGATCGGGTCGACACGTGTTCACGTCGAAGGACTTCGCCTCGCGGATCCGCGGCGGATACACCGCGTACAAGGTGCGAACCTCCGTCGACAAGGTACAGAGCGTCGTGGACAGACTCGACGTACTCATCGCGTTGACCCCGCGGACCATCGAGGAGAACCTCGAGGAGCTCCACGAGGGGTCCGTGATCATCTACGACGGCGAGCGCACGACGATGCAGAACGTCGAGATCCCCGAAGGGATGATCGGCATCGACGTCCCGCTCAAGCGGCTCGCCGAGGAGGCGGGCGGCGCGATCATGCGGAACGTCGTCGCGCTCGGCGCGGCGTGTGAGGTCGCCGAGTTCCCCATCGAGAACCTCGACTCCGCCCTCGAGAAGCGCTTCGGCGACAAGGGCCAGAAGCTCGTCGACAACAACAAGGAGGCCGCCCGCGCGGGGCGGTCGTACGTCGCCGAGGAGTACGACGCCGAGTTCGAGTACGACCTCGAGACCACCGACGAGGACTACGTCCTCCTCAACGGCGACGAGGCGATCGGCATGGGTGCCATCGCCGCCGGCTGCCGGTTCTACTCCGGCTACCCGATCACGCCCGCGACGGACGTGATGACGTACCTCACCGGCCGGCTGGAGCGGTACGGCGGCCACGTCGTCCAGGCGGAAGACGAGTTGTCGGCGATCAACATGGCGCTCGGGGCCGCTCGCGGCGGCGCGCGCGCGATGACGGCGACGTCGGGGCCGGGGATCGACCTGATGACGGAGACGTTCGGGCTCGTCGCCACCTCGGAGACGCCGCTCGTCATCTGTAACGTGATGCGCTCGGGCCCCTCCACGGGGATGCCGACGAAACAGGAGCAGGGCGACCTGAACCACATGCTGTACGGCGGCCACGGCGAGGTCCCCCGGTTCGTGCTCGCGCCCACCACCGTCGACGAGTGCTTCTGGAAGACGGTCGAGGCGTTCAACCTCGCCGAGAAGTACCAGCTCCCCGTCTACCTCACGGCGGACCTCTCGATGGCGGTCACGGAACAGACGTTCTCGCCGGACACCTTCGACATGGACGCGGTCGAGGTCGACCGCGGCTTCGTCGTCGACGACGCGTCGGTCGACGAGCACCTCTCGGAGAGCGGCGGGTTCAAGCCCCACGAGCTGACCGAGGACGGGATCTCCCCGCGCGCGTTCCCCGGCACCGTCGACGGCGCGCACATGTCGACGGGGCTCGAACACGACGAGCAGGGCCGGCGGACCGAGGACACGGAGATGCGCGTCGAGCAGGTCGACAAGCGCAACCGGAAGGTGGAGACGGCGACGGACCGGGAGGAGTGGAGCCCTCGCGAGTTCGGCGACGAGGACGCCGAGAACCTCGTGATCACGTGGGGCTCGAACGAGGGTGCGCTCGCGGAGGCGCTCGACCTGCTCGAGGAGGACGGGATCGGCATCCGCGTGCTCTCGGTCCCGTACGTCTTCCCGCGACCCGACCTCTCGGACGCCATCGAGGCGGCCGAAGAGACCATCGTCGTGGAGTGTAACGAGACCGGGCAGTTCGCGAACCTGATCGAGCGGGACGCGCTGGTTCGCGTCGACCGGATCAACAAGTACGACGGCGTGCGGTTCAAGGCGGACGAGCTCGCACGAGAGATCAAAGCGACCCTGGAGACGGGGACGGAGGCGACCCAATGA